The DNA sequence CCCCAGTTCCAGCAGCCTGACCGAGGCGGATCAGACTCACGTCATTAACGCTATCCGCGCCGCCTGTGGCGCCCCACCCGTTCGAGCGCAGGAGCCGATAGGCACAGATCCTCAGAACCAGATCGTGCCCTGTCCGTCATCAATCGCGTCCCTAACCTAGCGGCGCATCAGTCCACTACCGGCAGACCTCCAGGTCACAACAAGGAAGCCCCTATGAGTCGCAACCACTGGGCCACAGCCATCTTTGTGCGGTCCCACCGTGCTATCGAGGCCGCTATTCTGGTAGGCGCATTTATCTGCGCTACCTTCCTCGCGTTTCTCCTGCGGTTCGAATTCCATATCCCGGCGATCTTTTTTACCTATTTGAACTATGCGCTCGTCACCATTGCTCTAGTTCGTACCGTCACTTTCATTACTCTGGGCCTGCATCGCAGTTGGTGGGGCCATGTCTCGATCCAGGACCTGCTTCGTCTCGCCATCGCCTGTCTGTCCGGCTCCGCCGGTAGCATCGTCATCCTGCGCCTCATCGGACCCGCTGGCTTCCCTCGGTCAATATTTGTTCTCGACTTTCTCATCTGCTTCGGCCTGACTGCCGCGATTCGGGTCACGGCCCGCCTGTTCTTCGAGGCCCGAAGGAGGAAAGCAAGTCGGCCTGCGACCAATAGGGCCATCATCTATGGTGCCGGTGACGCGGGCATCATGCTGGCGCGCGAGATTCGGCAGAATCTCGCTATGCCCTATGAACTCTGCGGATTTGTCGATGATGATCAGAAAAAGCGAGGCTCCTGGATCCAGGGCCTCAGGGTTCTCGGCGATGGCACAGACCTGCAACGAGTTTCTCAGTCGTTGCAGATCCAGACGGTGCTTATCGCAATTCCGTCGGTCACCGGCACACAGATGACCACCATCCTGAAACACTGCAGTCTGGCAAGGGTTAACTACAAGACGATGCCGCCCCTGGGTGATGTGATTGAGTCCCATGGGCTCCTGAACCAGATTCGGGATGTGGCCGTGGAGGATCTTCTTGGAAGGAAGCCCGTGCGTCTCAACACCGACCAGATCCGCGACAAACTGGAAGGCCGGGTCGTGCTCGTCTCCGGAGCCGCCGGTTCCATTGGGTCGGAGCTCTGTCGCCAGATAGCCCGTTTCTCACCCTCCGTGCTCGTCGCCTTCGATGCTGCCGAAACGCCATTGTTCTATCTGGAGAAAGACATGCGCGCCGCCTTTCCCGGCGTATCATTCCGTCCGGAAATTGGCAGCATCCAGAACCGCTCACGACTGAATGATGTGTTCGGGCGCTACCAACCGGCAATGGTCTTTCACGCGGCCGCCTACAAGCACGTGCCGATGATGGAGAGTTGTCCCTTCGAGGCGGTCGAAAACAACGTCTTCGGAACCAGCGTGATCGCGTCCTGTGCGGCGGAACATGGCGTGAAGGACTTCGTCATGATTTCGTCCGACAAAGCCGTTCATCCTACCAACATCATGGGGGCGACAAAGCGAATCGCTGAGCTCGTGATTCGTTCGATGCAGGCCCGCGGTACGAACTTTGTGTCCGTGAGATTCGGAAATGTCCTCGGAAGCAACGGCAGCGTGGTGCCTATCTTCAAGAGCCAGATCGCCGCCGGGGGGCCGGTGACCATCACACACCCGGACATGAAGCGCTACTTTATGACCATCCCGGAGGCATCGCAACTGGTGCTTCAGGCATCCACGCTGGGTGCAGGAGGAGAGATCTTTGTGCTGGACATGGGAGATCCAGTCAAGATTTCTGACCTCGCGACGAATCTGATTCTTCTCAGCGGTCTTCAGCCTGGCAAGGACGTTCAGATTCAGTACACAGGCATTAGGCCGGGCGAGAAGTTATACGAAGAGTTGCAACTGGAGAACGAGGAGACTGTCGCAACCACACATGAAAAGATCAAGGTATTCTCTGGTCAGGCTCTTGGTCGCGCGGAGATGGACGCAGTCGTGCAACAACTTCAGAGTGCCTGTGGCTCTCACGACCTTGGTGGCCTGGTGTTGGCTTTGAAGTCCGCAGTGCCGGACTACAACCCCAGCAGCGAGATCTTGAGCTCGGCAATAGGGGATCGAACGGGCAGCAATCCAGCCGTTGCCCAGCCCACAAACGCCTCCCGAGCGACGCTACCGTCAGGGGCGCTGCCCCAAGGGGGCGCCGGCCCGGAGTTCGGGCTTGCCGGATAGGTTGCGATACGGCCGTTTGACGTCAGGAGCCTGCAATCCTTACTGAAATCGACTGTTGACTTGTGTCTTGGCCATCCACTCGTTGACTTCTCCGCACTCGCCTCATTGCTCGACCAACTGCTTTCTGATTTGGCCAAGACTCAGGGACCCGCTGTTCTCCTCATGAGCCCGACGCCCTGTGCCGATTTGACCCTGATGCGGGGCGATCAGGTTGTCGTCACCGGTGCGCCCCCCGAAGGAGGTGGCTTCCAACACCTCTGCCCTACCTATCAGAAGCTGACCGGCTCCATGACGTTGTGTGTGAATGGTGCGGCGGCAGGTTCCGCCAATGTCGGAGATGTGGAATCCGCCCGATTGTTCACCTTGGGAACCGCCGGTGGGCAACCCGGCATCCAGGAGGACAGCGTCGCGTAATGGCTAATCTACCGGACGTCCCTCTGTGCTGAGGATGTTCGAGAGTTAGCTGCTGGCCGCGCGCCGGTCAAGTCCGTGGAGGCCCACTTGCCCCTGAACCAGTCGCCTGCCCGCCAAAATCAAAACGCCGCGCCTACCAAAGTGGAGATCCTTATCGGTGGAGCTTGGCACTGGCTGTCCGAGGGGCCATTCACGGGTAACCGTCTCAGCCCTCTATCTCCCGTCATGCCGGTCTGTGTGATCCAGTAGGTACGTGCATGTCACGAGTTCGAATACTGGTTCCGCGACGCCACTTTTCGCCAGTTGCGCAGTGCTTTCTTTCGTTCCAATAGCCCGTTGGGGAACCAGGCGATCTGCAGTTCACCGGAGGCAAGTTTATTTTTGCCGTATTTTCATGGTCTTAGCGGGAATGCTGCGCAGATGCGACCAACAGGTACTCATCCTTTGAGCAACGGAGCCTCCTTCGCCGGGTCGGCTCCGCTTGGTCTTTGACATTAGAACCGCCGCCCCCGTTTGCGCCTCTGTCGCGAACGCCCAACCCGGCAGCGCGCGGCAAAGACGCCCTCCGAGTGTTGGTCGAACCCGACGTCAGCCGCCGGGTGTGAGCCCGATCGGCTTCCGTAGGCCAGTGACCACAAAACGGAGAAACAAAGCCAATCGCCGAACTGCGGAAGCCAAAGTTCGCTGCAAGGGGGGAACAAAGCCAATGCGAGCCTTCTGGACACGGGCCCATCCGGCCTCTGCTGGCCAGTGACCACAAAACGGAGAAACAAAGCCAATCACTGAACTGCGGAAGCCAAAGTTCGCTGCAAGGGGGAACAAAGCCAATGCGAGCCTTCTGGACACGGGCCCATATGGCCTCTGCTGGCCAGTGACCACAAAACGGAGAAACAAAGCCAATCGCTGAACTGCGGAAGCCAAAGTTCGCTGCAAGGGGGAACAAAGCCAATGCGAGCCTTCCGGACATGAGCCCATACGGCCTCTGCTGGCCAGTGACCACAAAACGGAGAAACAAAGCCAATCGCTGAACTGCGGAAGCCAAAGTTCGCCGCAAGGGGGAACAAAGCCAATGCGAGCCTTCTGGACACGGTCCCATACGGCCTCTGCTGGCCAGTGACCACAAAACGGAGAAACAAAGCCAATCACTGAACTGCGGAAGCCAAAGTTCGCTGCAAGGGGGGAACAAAGCCAATGCGAGCCGTCAGGGCGTGAGCCCACACGGCCTCCGCTGGCCAGTGACCGCAAAACGGAGAAACAAAGCCAATCACTGAACTGCGGAAGCCAAAGTTCGCCGCAAGGGGGAACAAAGCCAATGCGGGCCTTCCGGACATGAGCCCGTACGGCCTCTGCTGGCCAGTGACCACAAAACGGAGGAACAAAGCCAATCGCTGAACTGCGGAAGCCAAAGTTCGCTGCAAGGGGGAACAAAGCCAATGCGAGCCTTCTGGACACGGTCCCATATGGCCTCTGCTGGCCAGTGACCACAAAACGGAGGAACAAAGCCAATCACCGAACTGCGAAGCCAAGGCGCCCTAGCAGGGTTGACCCCACTATTCGAATTCAGCATTCGGGCCGCACGTGCGCCCTTGCCCCGGTATCTTTCACCCCGCCAGCGCAATCACCGAGTTCCGGTCCACCCGCACCGCACACGCCCTCTGGAACATCTCAATGTTCACCACCAGCCGGCAACTCTCCTGCGTCTCCACCAGCGTCCCCTCCACCCCGCTCAACGGGCCCGACGCAATGCGAATCCGTTGACCCGCCTCCAGGAACGGCCACGGCTCCACCGGAGACCCCGAGGCCAGCATCTTCCTGACCGCATCCAACTCCGAGACGGGTACTGGCGCCGGTTCGCCGTCAAACGACACGATGGTCCGAACACCCGGAGTCCTGAGTACCTTTGTGTGGTCTGTCCGGCCAAATCGGCAGAACACATAACCCGGAAATAGCGGCAACTGCAACGTCTTCGTCCGGTCGGACCATTGCCTCACCGCCAGATAGACGGGCAGGTAAGTCTCGAGACCCTTGGCGGCAAGACCCCTCTCCGCGCTCTGCTCGTGCTGTGGTCGGACCGTCACGGCAAACCAAGGAGCCAGGTGCCCATCGGTGCCAGCGCCATCTCTTTCATCTGCATTCGAGCGATCTTCGTTCTTTTCCATTCACAAGCTCAGGGACCGCTCCGCTGAAAACTGGAGATGCCTTCATCAAAAGGACGGCAAACCGCCCTCCGGTCATCGGAAATTTGAAATCCATCTTTATAATACTTCGGCTGTTGCGCCGGCAGGGATTTCGCCACGCCCGACCCCACGGTCGTGACCTCGTCACCAGTCCGCTCGGGGACCTTCGGTATTCCAGTTCCTCGATATCTATGGGACGTACGAATCCAAATGCCTGTCCGCAACTTCGAGTGCGGTTCAGTAACTCGCGCCGGCCGACATCGCGTGGCGGTGCAGAGTATGGATCATATTCATCTGCAGCATCAACATGCTGAGGTTCGCATGCGCATCTGGATTTCCGGGCTGTACGGCCAGCGCCTGCCTGTAGCAACGGACGGCTTCCCAGGGATTGCCGAGCGCCTCCATCACGACCCCCAGATCGTTCCACGTGCGGCCCATGTGCGGATTCTCATTCACGGCCTGCCGCAGCGCCACCACCGCATCCTCCAGGCGATGATCCTCCAGTGCTTCGACTCCGATTCGATGGTATTCCCTTGCTGTGAGCCGTCCCGAGTCCCTATTCACAGGATCCGCCATGGCAATTCCTCCTAGTGGGGATCATCGGCCGAACACCTGAAACACTTCAGGCTCACGTAGGGGTTTTTGTAGATGTACTCATTTGAGGAGCTAAGGTCTTAGGGGTTCTCCCTGGTGTCTGAATGGTCGTCACCGGCCCCAATAGGGCGCTCTGTCTCTCTTTTGCCGCACTTTTGCGCCCTCCCGCCTCGATGGTGGCATAATCGAGTCTGATCGAAGCCCTTGCAACCATGGGTGCGCTACTTAAGATTCGCGGACAGAAAGTATTTCTTCGCAGAGGCTTCTGGCGGTGTGCCGATCAGGATCTGGAGATGGAACTGACCAGGATCACTGAAGCCTGGATCCGCGAAACAGGTGGACCGCCGATTGGCGCCAGCGATCCGGAATTCGAAGTGGCCCGCGAGATGGTCCGCCGTTACCACGGCAAGCTGTTGTCCCACGTCCCTACGCGGGGCACGGAGGCTGCACGTGTTTTCTTCCGGAAACGGCAGCTTCTTCTGTTCCCTGACTAAGTGGCGCGCGTGTCCGCCTCCGGCCCTGCTAGAACACAAACACTGCATCGCCCGGACGCCATGCCAGCCCGATACCTGCGAAAACATCGCGCTGCTGTAGAACGCCGGGGATCGTCGTGTAACGATACCCACCTTGGCCGGTCAAACTGACGGACTTGAACAATTTGTAGCTCAACATCCCGCCGCCCTGCGCCGTCTGGGTCACCTTGAAGACGGCTACGCGGCCCGACATCCGGGTGTAGGCGGCAAAGAAGTTGATGCCGACGTTTTGCCCCAGCCTATATCCATAGCTCGCCACCGCCGAATCACGGACTGAGGTGTACACAACGCCGTTGCCCGGAGCCACGCCACGATTGTAGCCGGCCGAAAACGACCCTTTGGGAGTCGTGTAGCCCAGCAGTACGTTGCCGATGAAAGCCTTCGTGCTGGCTTTCTTCACCTCCTGAGTCGCTGTGACCCCGAGAAGTGCCGCAAGATCCGGTGGAAGCTGCGTCGTGCCTACATACGTGGACGAGAGCAGCGCGCCACCGCCCCTGACGGTCAACGAGAGATTCTCAGTCAGCCTCGTCTGAAAGCCGCCTTGCGCGGTGTCGTAGTGTACTCCGCCGAACAGCCCCACGTAGTCGACATTCGTCCTCGCATAGTTGGCGCCTACCTGAGTCCGCTGGCTCAGTTGGTAGTTGACCCCTCCGCCTCCGGTATACGAATTCAGCCCCGAAAGGGAACTGCCCCTGCGGGCGAATGCTGCGCCCCCCGTCCCGTTGAACGACAGCCGCTCCGACACCCGGTAGGCCAATGAGGCGCGTGTCACCGAGAATTTCACCCGCGCTCCCAGAATCTCGTTGTCCACAATGCCGTTCTGACCGGAGTCCAGAAACCCGCCGCCGCCAGTCAGGT is a window from the uncultured Paludibaculum sp. genome containing:
- a CDS encoding nucleoside-diphosphate sugar epimerase/dehydratase yields the protein MSRNHWATAIFVRSHRAIEAAILVGAFICATFLAFLLRFEFHIPAIFFTYLNYALVTIALVRTVTFITLGLHRSWWGHVSIQDLLRLAIACLSGSAGSIVILRLIGPAGFPRSIFVLDFLICFGLTAAIRVTARLFFEARRRKASRPATNRAIIYGAGDAGIMLAREIRQNLAMPYELCGFVDDDQKKRGSWIQGLRVLGDGTDLQRVSQSLQIQTVLIAIPSVTGTQMTTILKHCSLARVNYKTMPPLGDVIESHGLLNQIRDVAVEDLLGRKPVRLNTDQIRDKLEGRVVLVSGAAGSIGSELCRQIARFSPSVLVAFDAAETPLFYLEKDMRAAFPGVSFRPEIGSIQNRSRLNDVFGRYQPAMVFHAAAYKHVPMMESCPFEAVENNVFGTSVIASCAAEHGVKDFVMISSDKAVHPTNIMGATKRIAELVIRSMQARGTNFVSVRFGNVLGSNGSVVPIFKSQIAAGGPVTITHPDMKRYFMTIPEASQLVLQASTLGAGGEIFVLDMGDPVKISDLATNLILLSGLQPGKDVQIQYTGIRPGEKLYEELQLENEETVATTHEKIKVFSGQALGRAEMDAVVQQLQSACGSHDLGGLVLALKSAVPDYNPSSEILSSAIGDRTGSNPAVAQPTNASRATLPSGALPQGGAGPEFGLAG
- a CDS encoding UpxY family transcription antiterminator; translated protein: MEKNEDRSNADERDGAGTDGHLAPWFAVTVRPQHEQSAERGLAAKGLETYLPVYLAVRQWSDRTKTLQLPLFPGYVFCRFGRTDHTKVLRTPGVRTIVSFDGEPAPVPVSELDAVRKMLASGSPVEPWPFLEAGQRIRIASGPLSGVEGTLVETQESCRLVVNIEMFQRACAVRVDRNSVIALAG